One genomic window of Quercus robur chromosome 6, dhQueRobu3.1, whole genome shotgun sequence includes the following:
- the LOC126690561 gene encoding GDSL esterase/lipase EXL3-like isoform X2, producing the protein MKFPSSKPLSCSYIIIFSILLVFNIFHNTTGITARLPNNETVPAVIIFGDSIVDTGNNNYIETVVKCDFPPYGRDFNGGKPTGRFSNGKVAADFLAEIFGVKKILPAYLDPNLQLQDLLTGVSFASGGAGYDPLTAKIVKIKEAVGESRTATILSKSIFIVCAGSNDIANTYFSTPFRIAHYDIPGYTDLMVRSATSFLQELHGLGARRIGVLSSPSIGCVPSQRTLAGGILRGCSESANQAAILFNSKLSSQLDSFNKRLPDARLVYLDIYNPLLAIIQNPSQYGFQEANKGCCGTGKIEVSILCTSFSPETCTNASEYVFWDSYHPSEQTSKILTPIVLDDYIYKFF; encoded by the exons ATGAAGTTTCCCTCATCAAAACCTCTTTCCTGTTCctatataattattttctcaATCCTCCTCGTGTTCAACATTTTCCATAACACTACTGGCATCACTGCAAGGCTGCCTAACAATGAAACAGTTCCTGCAGTTATAATCTTTGGAGATTCAATTGTGGATACGGGCAACAACAACTACATTGAAACTGTGGTTAAGTGTGATTTCCCACCATATGGGAGAGATTTCAATGGTGGAAAACCAACTGGAAGGTTTAGCAATGGAAAGGTCGCAGCAGATTTTTTAG CTGAAATATTTGGTGTTAAGAAAATTCTACCGGCTTATCTTGATCCAAATCTTCAACTTCAAGACCTCCTTACTGGTGTAAGTTTTGCCTCTGGCGGTGCAGGATATGATCCTCTCACTGCTAAAATTGTG aagATAAAGGAAGCAGTAGGAGAAAGCAGAACAGCTACTATACTGTCAAAAAGTATATTCATAGTGTGTGCAGGGAGCAATGACATTGCAAATACTTATTTTTCTACACCGTTTAGGATAGCCCATTATGATATTCCTGGATATACTGATTTAATGGTTAGATCAGCTACAAGTTTCTTGCAG GAACTTCATGGACTAGGAGCAAGAAGGATTGGAGTATTAAGCTCACCATCAATAGGGTGCGTACCATCACAGAGAACACTGGCTGGAGGCATACTGAGAGGGTGTTCTGAGTCTGCAAACCAAGCAGCAATTCTCTTCAATTCAAAGCTCTCCTCCCAATTGGATTCCTTCAATAAAAGACTTCCAGACGCTAGGCTTGTTTATTTAGATATCTATAACCCGTTGCTTGCCATCATCCAAAACCCATCTCAATATG GATTTCAAGAGGCAAACAAAGGGTGCTGTGGCACAGGCAAAATAGAGGTCAGCATTTTATGTACCAGTTTTTCACCAGAGACATGTACCAACGCCTCTGAATATGTATTCTGGGACAGTTATCATCCCTCAGAGCAGACCTCTAAAATCCTTACCCCAATAGTCTTGGATGACTATATCTACAAATTCTTCTGA
- the LOC126690561 gene encoding GDSL esterase/lipase EXL3-like isoform X1: MKFPSSKPLSCSYIIIFSILLVFNIFHNTTGITARLPNNETVPAVIIFGDSIVDTGNNNYIETVVKCDFPPYGRDFNGGKPTGRFSNGKVAADFLAEIFGVKKILPAYLDPNLQLQDLLTGVSFASGGAGYDPLTAKIVSVLSLSDQLDLFKNYIKKIKEAVGESRTATILSKSIFIVCAGSNDIANTYFSTPFRIAHYDIPGYTDLMVRSATSFLQELHGLGARRIGVLSSPSIGCVPSQRTLAGGILRGCSESANQAAILFNSKLSSQLDSFNKRLPDARLVYLDIYNPLLAIIQNPSQYGFQEANKGCCGTGKIEVSILCTSFSPETCTNASEYVFWDSYHPSEQTSKILTPIVLDDYIYKFF; encoded by the exons ATGAAGTTTCCCTCATCAAAACCTCTTTCCTGTTCctatataattattttctcaATCCTCCTCGTGTTCAACATTTTCCATAACACTACTGGCATCACTGCAAGGCTGCCTAACAATGAAACAGTTCCTGCAGTTATAATCTTTGGAGATTCAATTGTGGATACGGGCAACAACAACTACATTGAAACTGTGGTTAAGTGTGATTTCCCACCATATGGGAGAGATTTCAATGGTGGAAAACCAACTGGAAGGTTTAGCAATGGAAAGGTCGCAGCAGATTTTTTAG CTGAAATATTTGGTGTTAAGAAAATTCTACCGGCTTATCTTGATCCAAATCTTCAACTTCAAGACCTCCTTACTGGTGTAAGTTTTGCCTCTGGCGGTGCAGGATATGATCCTCTCACTGCTAAAATTGTG TCTGTCTTATCGTTATCGGATCAATTAGACTTgttcaaaaattacataaagaagATAAAGGAAGCAGTAGGAGAAAGCAGAACAGCTACTATACTGTCAAAAAGTATATTCATAGTGTGTGCAGGGAGCAATGACATTGCAAATACTTATTTTTCTACACCGTTTAGGATAGCCCATTATGATATTCCTGGATATACTGATTTAATGGTTAGATCAGCTACAAGTTTCTTGCAG GAACTTCATGGACTAGGAGCAAGAAGGATTGGAGTATTAAGCTCACCATCAATAGGGTGCGTACCATCACAGAGAACACTGGCTGGAGGCATACTGAGAGGGTGTTCTGAGTCTGCAAACCAAGCAGCAATTCTCTTCAATTCAAAGCTCTCCTCCCAATTGGATTCCTTCAATAAAAGACTTCCAGACGCTAGGCTTGTTTATTTAGATATCTATAACCCGTTGCTTGCCATCATCCAAAACCCATCTCAATATG GATTTCAAGAGGCAAACAAAGGGTGCTGTGGCACAGGCAAAATAGAGGTCAGCATTTTATGTACCAGTTTTTCACCAGAGACATGTACCAACGCCTCTGAATATGTATTCTGGGACAGTTATCATCCCTCAGAGCAGACCTCTAAAATCCTTACCCCAATAGTCTTGGATGACTATATCTACAAATTCTTCTGA
- the LOC126690561 gene encoding GDSL esterase/lipase EXL3-like isoform X3, with the protein MKFPSSKPLSCSYIIIFSILLVFNIFHNTTGITARLPNNETVPAVIIFGDSIVDTGNNNYIETVVKCDFPPYGRDFNGGKPTGRFSNGKVAADFLAEIFGVKKILPAYLDPNLQLQDLLTGVSFASGGAGYDPLTAKIVIKEAVGESRTATILSKSIFIVCAGSNDIANTYFSTPFRIAHYDIPGYTDLMVRSATSFLQELHGLGARRIGVLSSPSIGCVPSQRTLAGGILRGCSESANQAAILFNSKLSSQLDSFNKRLPDARLVYLDIYNPLLAIIQNPSQYGFQEANKGCCGTGKIEVSILCTSFSPETCTNASEYVFWDSYHPSEQTSKILTPIVLDDYIYKFF; encoded by the exons ATGAAGTTTCCCTCATCAAAACCTCTTTCCTGTTCctatataattattttctcaATCCTCCTCGTGTTCAACATTTTCCATAACACTACTGGCATCACTGCAAGGCTGCCTAACAATGAAACAGTTCCTGCAGTTATAATCTTTGGAGATTCAATTGTGGATACGGGCAACAACAACTACATTGAAACTGTGGTTAAGTGTGATTTCCCACCATATGGGAGAGATTTCAATGGTGGAAAACCAACTGGAAGGTTTAGCAATGGAAAGGTCGCAGCAGATTTTTTAG CTGAAATATTTGGTGTTAAGAAAATTCTACCGGCTTATCTTGATCCAAATCTTCAACTTCAAGACCTCCTTACTGGTGTAAGTTTTGCCTCTGGCGGTGCAGGATATGATCCTCTCACTGCTAAAATTGTG ATAAAGGAAGCAGTAGGAGAAAGCAGAACAGCTACTATACTGTCAAAAAGTATATTCATAGTGTGTGCAGGGAGCAATGACATTGCAAATACTTATTTTTCTACACCGTTTAGGATAGCCCATTATGATATTCCTGGATATACTGATTTAATGGTTAGATCAGCTACAAGTTTCTTGCAG GAACTTCATGGACTAGGAGCAAGAAGGATTGGAGTATTAAGCTCACCATCAATAGGGTGCGTACCATCACAGAGAACACTGGCTGGAGGCATACTGAGAGGGTGTTCTGAGTCTGCAAACCAAGCAGCAATTCTCTTCAATTCAAAGCTCTCCTCCCAATTGGATTCCTTCAATAAAAGACTTCCAGACGCTAGGCTTGTTTATTTAGATATCTATAACCCGTTGCTTGCCATCATCCAAAACCCATCTCAATATG GATTTCAAGAGGCAAACAAAGGGTGCTGTGGCACAGGCAAAATAGAGGTCAGCATTTTATGTACCAGTTTTTCACCAGAGACATGTACCAACGCCTCTGAATATGTATTCTGGGACAGTTATCATCCCTCAGAGCAGACCTCTAAAATCCTTACCCCAATAGTCTTGGATGACTATATCTACAAATTCTTCTGA
- the LOC126689585 gene encoding GDSL esterase/lipase At3g14820-like: MKFHPGNSVSSTSFIIFSVIIFFLNDGCAMILPKNETGQVPAVFVFGDSIVDTGNNNHLNTLIKCNFPPYGKDFQGGKPTGRFSNGRVPSDFIAEELGLKELLPAYLDSNLQLQDLLSGVSFASGGAGYDPLTSMMMSVLTLSDQLEMFKNYIKKIKAAAGEDRMASILSKGIYMLSIGTDDIANTYFVRMFQYDINSYTDLMINSSLSFLQELYALGVRRIGVLSIPAIGCLPMQRTLRGGLQRSCSASLNQAAILFNSKLSSQLVNLNKKFPAAKLVYMDMYYRLLHLIQHPTEHGFEVVDNGCCGTGDFEVGILFCTYNPNTCKDDTKYIFWDSYHPTERAYALLTSQMIKSTIHKFF, translated from the exons ATGAAGTTCCACCCTGGAAATTCTGTCTCTTCTacttcattcattattttctctgtcattatatttttccttaatgaTGGATGTGCCATGATACTACCTAAAAATGAAACAGGTCAAGTTCCAGCAGTTTTTGTATTTGGAGATTCAATCGTGGATACAGGAAACAACAACCATCTCAATACTTTAATAAAGTGCAATTTCCCTCCATATGGGAAAGATTTCCAAGGAGGAAAACCTACTGGAAGGTTTAGCAATGGAAGGGTTCCCTCAGACTTCATAG CTGAAGAATTAGGTCTCAAGGAGCTCTTGCCAGCTTATTTGGACTCAAACTTGCAACTTCAAGACCTTCTTAGTGGCGTAAGTTTTGCCTCTGGTGGTGCAGGATATGATCCTCTCACATCCATGATGATG TCTGTCTTAACATTGTCAGATCAATTAGAGATGTTCAAGAAttacataaagaaaataaaggcAGCAGCGGGTGAAGACAGAATGGCCTCTATACTATCAAAGGGAATATACATGTTGAGCATAGGGACTGATGACATTGCAAATACTTATTTTGTCAGGATGTTTCAGTATGATATCAATTCTTATACGGATCTAATGATCAATTCATCTTTAAGTTTCTTGCAA GAACTCTATGCATTGGGTGTGAGAAGGATTGGAGTGTTAAGTATACCAGCAATAGGGTGTTTGCCGATGCAAAGAACACTGAGAGGAGGCTTACAAAGAAGTTGTTCAGCGTCTTTAAACCAAGCAGCAATTCTCTTCAACTCCAAGCTCTCCTCTCAATTGGTTAATCTCAACAAAAAGTTTCCAGCAGCTAAACTCGTCTACATGGATATGTACTATCGATTACTTCACCTTATCCAACACCCTACAGAACATG GATTTGAAGTAGTGGATAATGGATGTTGCGGCACGGGAGATTTTGAGGTTGGCATCTTATTTTGTACTTACAATCCAAATACATGCAAGGATGACACTAAATACATCTTCTGGGACAGTTATCACCCCACTGAACGAGCTTATGCCTTGCTAACCTCTCAAATGATTAAGAGCACTATTCATAAATTTTTCTAA